GCCCCGGCGTGACAAGCACCTTGGCGAAGTCCCTCTGGGCCTCCTTGGGGCACTCGGGGAGGTCCTTGAGCATGCCGGAATTCGGATCAGACCTCCACCCTATGAAGTAGCACAACGCCTCGCACCGGCAATGCTGCGAAGCATTGGAAAGCTCCCTGCAGCACCGATCCCATGGGGTGTTCCCCGGCTCGGTGGACACCGGCGGCCCGACAATGCCGACGCCGCAGATTTGCTGTGTGACATACTCCCGGCAGCCTTCAAGCGGGTttctcggaatgcccatccccgggTAGCAATATGGGcctgtggccgcggcggcggcgaagacggagACCAGGACGGCGACCAAGAGGAGGGGGGTGATGCTAGACTTGGACGCCATATTATTCTTTCTAGCTTGGTCCGGTTTCTTACTGGGCACTGGTGGTAGTaagtgttgagtatatgtgttacatgcatattgtgtattgggcccgcctcctagtttcttgtatagttgaggtccgtgGTCCATCTTTGTAtatcatatatacgtgcctatgcacgaaAAGCAATACATCATGCAATTCACatattctacatggtatcagttttcaggttaaaACCCTAATCttccgccgccgccgacgtcgcgCCTCCTCCCACGCCGGCCACCGCCCGCGCGCCTCCTCCTGCGCCGGCCGCCGTCCATCCCTCTCCCGCCCGCAGCGCTCGTCATGCCCACTCGCGGCGCTAGTTCACATCGCATGCCCGCCTGCAGCGTTTCTCCCGCTCGCTCGCCGTCGTCCGCATCAAGTAGCCATGGCTCACGTGcatgcacatgcagacacatgcACGGGTGCACGTTCTGTACAAGGATGTGTTACACGGGCTGGAGTGCATCACCGCTCGTCTGCATCTTCTCAATTTTTCTCATCGCGCGTCTCGGCGGATCACCCGATGCACGCTTCCGTAAGATTAAGTGAAGACCAAAGTCAAGTTTACATGCCTCTTCCGGGAGGCCCGTCGTCCGCCGCCTCTGCCGTCCCGCCGCTAGTGCCCTATGGTGCGGCCCCGCCAGCCCGTCCAGACTTGCCGCATGGCTTGGCTTCGCTGTCCCCATTGACGTACGTCGCCGCCCCATTGCCAGCGCTCTCTGGCCAGTCCGTTGTCGCCCCATCGCCAGCACCGCCTCTGCCCGTCGATCCCTTGCTGTTGCGCGGGGCGTTCAACGCGCCCATGTATGAGGCTCTCAGGTACTGGTGGGGGTCGTCCGCAGGCCAGCACTCGCCCGCTgggtagcagccagacgatgctcaACACCTGCAGCATCTGTCAGCGGTCCCGCAGGTTTTTCCGACGGGCCATCCGGCCTATCCGGCACCGCAGTCGCAGCCAGGGCTGCTTCCCATACCGTCTGGAGAGTACCCACCGCTGCTGCCAAGCAGTGGCTACGACCTTCCCATGGCGTCTCCGTCCCCCTCGCCGGTCCTGCCGCCGGTGCCCTGGGACCCGGTGCTCCTTCCCGCACTGCATGCCGCTCCTACGCCGAACAACTACACCGGAGatgatgattggtacatggacaccggggctacggctcacatgtttgctcatcctgaTAATCTTGCCTTCTTCATTCCCGTCACCATCGACCGCTGCATCATTGTCAGCGAGGGTTCCACACTCCCTATCACACATCTCGGGCACAATTCTTTTCCTTCCAAGTCCATGCCTATTACTTTGTCTAGcatacttgtgtcacctcatcttattaagaaccTTGTTTCCGTTCGTCGTTTAACTCGTGAAATCctgttaccgttgaatttgacgagcttgggttttgtgtcaaggacgctcgaactaggatggtacttcaccgatgtgacagcctcgACGAGCTCTGTCCAGTGCATTCACCACCCACCTCCACCATCGCACTGGTTGCTCTCTCTGTCGGCGTCGATCTCTGGCACGCTcgtttgggtcatcccaaccccgtcacacttcatcatattcttaggagtttcagtttcagttgccATAAGATAGAGGATCACACCTGTCATGCCTGTCGTGTTGGCAAATATGTTCGCCTCCCGTTTAATAACTCCACCACCAtagctttttttttccttttcagttgattcatagcgatgtgtggacctcTTCGGTTCCTAGTAATTCAGGCTATTTATTTTATCTGGTTATCCTTGATGAttgttctcattatgtgtggacttttcctttgcgcagaaagtcggatgcactctccactttgacgtctttttactcctatgtcagcacgcagtttgggcgtcccatccttgctcttcagactgacaatggaaaagagttcgacaaccttgctttctgcacttttctgtcgcaccacggtggaactatgcacctcaccatcttctcttcgATACGTCCCCATCTTATGATGGCTTGCATATTTTcgggtgcctttgctatcctagcaTTGCCGACTCCGCTCCTCACAAACGCGCACCTCGTTCAGTCGCTTAcatcttcatcggctacccctccAACTCCAAGGGATGTCGGTGCTACGATCCCGTCTCCCACCATGTGTTCACTTCCCGACAcatttactttgatgagcatgtgtttccatTTCACCAGGTACCCCCGACTGTTCCTCCCGGCACCGGTGACGCGGGCTCCTCGACGCCTCTCCCAGGGCGTTCGCGCGCCTCTCTTGGCCCGCCCCCTATCTTTGAGGCGCGCCCCCGGATGCGGCGCCTCCTCCAGCCACGGCGTTGGCGCCCCCGGCGCCCCCGACGTTGGCGCCCGCGGCCCCCTCGGCGCCCCCGGTGCATGTGGCCCCCTCGGCGCCCCTGGCGCCTGTGGCCGGTCCAGTCACCCGCGCCCATACGGGCATTTTTCGCCCGAGCTCGCGCTCCGTCTCGGATGACTATGTCCATGCGGCATCCATCTCTGAGCCGTCGCTGTTGCCGTCCTTCGTTCGAGccgctctggatggctgcgatgcaagaggagtttgacaCCCTGTTGCGCAACCAGAcatggcagcttgttccccgtcctCGGCACGCCAACatgattaccgggaagtgggtctttaaacacaaactccgtcctgatggtacccttgatcgctaGAAAGCGCGCTCGGTCGTTCGTGGCTTTCGACAACGTGCTGGTattgacttcaccgacaccttcgctccggtcgtcaagcccggcacgatacgcacggttctccaccttgcagtctcccgtgcttggccagtgcaccagatggacgtctctaacaccttcctccatggtcacctcgaggagcaggtcttctaccagcagcccaccgggtttgttgacccgtcactttgctacctcttgagcaccgcgttggatttccccgaagaggagaggatgatgcagcaaagtagcataagtatttccctcagtttttgagaaccaaggtatcaatccagtaggaggctacgcgcgagtccctcgtacctacacaaaaacaatagctcaatgcaaccaacgcgcttaggggttgtcaatcccttcatggtcacttacgaaagtgagatctgatagagatgataaataatatttttggtatttttggtatagagatgcaaagtgaaaagtaaaaggcaaagtaaaaagcaaagcaataataaagtgatggagattgatatgatgagaaagatacccggggccataggttttactagtggcttctctcaagagcataagtattctatggtgggtgaacaaattactgttgagcaattgacataattgagcatagttatgagaatatgtaggtatgatcatgtatataggcatcacgtccgagacaagtagactgactcctgcctgcatctactactattactccactcatcgaccgctatccagcatgcatctagagtattaagttaaaaacagagtaacgccttaagcaagatgacatgatatagagggatagtttcatgcaatatgataaaaaccccatcttgttatcctcgatggcaataatacaatacgtgccttgctgccccttctttcactgggaaaggacattgcaagatcgaacccaaagcgaagcacttctcccatggcaagaaaagccaatctagtaggccaaaccaaactgttaattcgaagatacttgcaaagataaccaaccatacataaaagaattcagagaagattcaaatattattcatagatagacttgatcataaacccacaattcatcggtctcaacaaacacacagcaaaaagaagattacatcgaatagatctccacgagagagggggagaacattgtatttagatccaaaaagagagaagaagccatctagctactaactatggaaccgtaggtctgaagtaaactactcacacttcatcggaggggcttggatgatgatgtagaagccctccgtgatcgatgccccctccggaggagctctgaacagcccccaagatgggatctcgtggatacagaaagttgcgacgatggaattaggtttttggctccgtttctgatcgttttggggtacgtaggtatatataggaggaaggagtacgtcagtggagcttcaaggggcccacgaggtagggggcgcgccctagggggggccctccaccctcgtgaccgcctcgtggcttttcttgacggagggtctaagtctcctgggtcttatctgatgagaaaatcgcgttcccgaaggtttcattccgtttggactccgtttgatattttgtttctccgaaacactgaaataggcaaaaacagcaattctgagctaggcctccggttaataggttagtcccaaaaataatacaaaagtggaaaataaagcccaatatagtaaacagtaggtaatatagcatggagcaatcaaaaattatagatacgttggagacgtatcaagcatccccaagcttaattcctgctcgtcctcgagtaggtaaattataaaaacagaatttttgatgcaaagtgctacttggcataatttcaatgtaaatcttcttaattgtggtatgaatattcagattcaaaagattcaagacaaaagttcatgttgacataaaaataataatacttcaagcatactaacaaagcaattatgtcttctcaaaataacat
This portion of the Triticum dicoccoides isolate Atlit2015 ecotype Zavitan chromosome 7A, WEW_v2.0, whole genome shotgun sequence genome encodes:
- the LOC119333269 gene encoding alpha-amylase/trypsin inhibitor CM2-like; its protein translation is MASKSSITPLLLVAVLVSVFAAAAATGPYCYPGMGIPRNPLEGCREYVTQQICGVGIVGPPVSTEPGNTPWDRCCRELSNASQHCRCEALCYFIGWRSDPNSGMLKDLPECPKEAQRDFAKVLVTPGHYNMMTVHNAPYCLGLDFFAGVKRSALLKSLKHHPYTN